The Pleuronectes platessa chromosome 13, fPlePla1.1, whole genome shotgun sequence genome includes a window with the following:
- the xrn1 gene encoding 5'-3' exoribonuclease 1 has protein sequence MGVPKFYRWISERYPCLSEVVKEHQIPEFDNLYLDMNGIIHQCSHPNDEDVHFRISEEKIFADIFHYLEVLFRIIKPRKVFFMAVDGVAPRAKMNQQRGRRFRSAKEAEDKIKKALDKGEVLPTEARFDSNCITPGTDFMARLQEQLKYFVHNKISTDKMWQNVRVFLSGHQTPGEGEHKIMEFIRSENTRPGHDPNTRHCLYGLDADLIMLGLTSHEPNFSLLREEVRFGGKKNQKRITAPEETTFHLLHLSLMREYIDYEFSGLRNHLGSDYDLERIIDDWILMGFLVGNDFIPHLPNLHINHDALPLLYKTYISVLPSLGGYLNENGHLNLRTFEKYLEKLAEFDREHFSDVFVDLKWFESKVGNKYLNEAAGLAAEKEAASKNTKKREDSSVSLAPLSSSEGAARERKGKTAEDDDEEDMFETEFRQYKRTYYMTKMGVDVVSDEFLADQAKCYVEGIQWILHYYYHGVQSWSWYYPHHYAPFLSDIRNISGLKLTFDIGKPFMPFQQLLAVLPAASMELLPASYRHLMSSEFSPIIEYYPLDFKTDLNGKQQEWEAVVLIPFIDERCLLAAMEPCNDNMTKAEKARNCHTECAVYSYDKETDVPYTSSLPELFPDIPHCHSRVENIPMDAWHVRLDHVHRRLDRSSLYFCGFPTLQHIKHKFFKKKSGVVVFQQSSRGENMMLQIIPSEEGETICDDAAAQVLGKSVFVNWPHLEEARIIAVTDGDTKFCLEEHPSVQRLYDGSSTPPPTRVIRVSDKDQKDWVKDVQGITEYFLKRKGIMVNETSVVLYGQLLTGRKYVPKADGVVELEKQWAKQILPFAYQTVVKDIEAFYSSLTCFTSLDELFPQATTVFMVGNPYYGNMGEVQDSSDVIKDGRVRVVFNVPHEPQLEPLIQNQHKYCVKYSPGYVLASHLGISGYLVSRFSGSIFIGRGSKKNPCGEQKANVGLNLKFNKKNEEVPGYTKKTEKEWLYSAAVEDLLAEYVDRFSEVFNLVSRNSHDDVFYEDDVWPAADQNGAQKVAEITSWLKSHPVNSIGRSSCDLQVLDSAIVERIEDAVEKTKVKKSTRKVRVTVKPHLLFRPLEQQQGVVPDPDADYRLFDRVVNVRESFSVPLGLRGTVVGIQGAEREAEVLYEVLFDEEFAGGLNIRCSSPRGYRLPPCALINLSHGARVDQTSHKLTAIVKPQPASGANFHSHRQMTGLNHSPRSPFIPTQHNNKHSGGKAASQGNRNSPSKGPIQKQQGRNKEEYGNVWQSMQSMGPPNKPPAHWQNNEGHNQQGKNLHTTSNNAAPVGGIRLLKKNEEPDFLLPSQNTGNKTSTEFEDLIASLKISTGNQQTPPPPTPPQAPTTQSDGPLSPQSFAMKGTMVLKEMLKIDSGTGGPPFLDTAQTPPSGGQQQNRRRSSKKLAAKMNSPHGDTASPVSAASPNLSNALFTSKVSELACVCVGLGMVPPDFSFMRNRQGHVVCQVKLSNGLMVHGPQCQSENDAKEKAAFFALQRLNSVGSGFPLPPALYPGVGQIRPPPMGAMNRVFNQQGGILLPPQGFGPGPMWGMALPPHHQNQPFYGAPGTFPGPPRHQPAPATVPIGSHNQFIPLQVTKKRVSANKKNGDTREFYSAAHTVARNHSHKPPNQPSGQFQFHSEPQSGQVNQTHQHATNSNPTMSATSLADGLSTTTASPHTPPRQNNPATGHTPGSGSASKRKHRKLAVNFEAAKVSE, from the exons ATGGGGGTCCCGAAATTTTACCGATGGATTTCCGAGCGCTATCCATGTCTCAGTGAAGTTGTAAAGGAACATCAG ATCCCAGAGTTTGACAATCTCTATCTGGACATGAATGGGATCATCCACCAGTGTTCCCACCCGAACGACGAAGATGTCCACTTTCGCATCTCGGAGGAAAAGATTTTTGCAGACATCTTCCATTACCTGGAGGTGCTCTTCAGGATCATTAAGCCCCGCAAGGTCTTCTTCATGGCTGTGGATGGGGTGGCACCGAGAGCAAAGATGAACCAGCAGAGGGGAAGGAGATTCAG gTCCGCCAAAGAAGCAGAGGACAAGATAAAGAAAGCCCTGGATAAGGGAGAGGTCCTTCCCACAGAAGCTCGCTTCGATTCCAACTGTATCACTCCAG GCACTGACTTCATGGCAAGACTTCAGGAGCAGCTCAAATACTTTGTCCACAACAAAATCTCCACTGACAAGATGTGGCAGAATGTCAGAGTGTTCCTGTCTGGCCATCAG ACCCCAGGGGAAGGAGAACACAAGATCATGGAGTTCATTCGCTCTGAGAACACAAGGCCGGGTCACGACCCCAACACCCGACATTGCCTATACGGCCTGGATGCTGACCTG ATAATGTTGGGTTTAACCAGCCACGAGCCAAACTTCTCCCTGCTGAGAGAAGAGGTCCGCttcggaggaaagaaaaaccagAAAAG GATAACGGCTCCAGAGGAGACAACTTTTCACTTACTTCATTTGTCTCTGATGAGGGAGTACATCGACTATGAGTTCTCTGGGCTcagg aatCATCTTGGTTCTGATTATGACTTGGAGCGAATAATAGATGACTGGATTCTAATGGGCTTCCTTGTGGGAAATGATTTCATCCCTCACCTCCCTAATCTGCACATTAACCATGATGCTTTGCCTTTGTTGTACAAGACCTACATCAGTGTACTTCCCAGCTTGGGAG GTTATCTGAATGAGAACGGTCATCTGAACCTCAGAACCTTTGAGAAATACCTGGAAAAGTTGGCTGAG TTCGACCGGGAACATTTTAGCGATGTGTTTGTGGACCTGAAGTGGTTTGAGAGTAAAGTTGGCAACAAGTATCTGAACGAGGCAGCTGGACTTGCTGCAGAGAAGGAAGCTGCttccaaaaacacaaaaaagagagag gaTTCTTCTGTCAGTCTGGCACCTCTGAGCTCATCAGAAGGAGCGGCTAGAGAACGAAAGGGAAAGACGGCAGAAGATGACGATGAGGAGGATATGTTTGAAACAGAATTCAGACAATACAAACGCACCTACTACATGACAAAGATGGGCGTGGATGTGGTTTCTGA TGAGTTTCTTGCCGATCAGGCCAAGTGTTATGTTGAAGGCATCCAGTGGATTCTCCACTACTATTACCACGGGGTTCAGTCCTGGAGCTG GTACTACCCCCACCACTACGCCCCCTTCCTTTCTGACATCAGGAATATATCTGGGTTAAAACtgacctttgatatagggaaACCCTTCATGCCCTTCCAGCAGCTTTTGGCCGTCCTGCCTGCTGCCAGTATGGAGCTGCTCCCTGCGTCTTAcagg CACCTGATGAGCAGTGAATTTTCACCCATTATCGAGTACTACCCACTTGACTTTAAAACGGACCTCAACGGCAAGCAGCAGGAGTGGGAGGCTGTGGTGCTCATCCCCTTCATAGATGAG CGGTGTTTACTAGCAGCTATGGAGCCCTGCAATGACAATATGACTAAAGCAGAGAAAGCCAGGAACTGCCACACAGAGTGCGCAGTCTACTCGTATGACAAAGAGACAGACGTCCCAtacacctcctcccttcctgAGTTGTTCCCTGATATCCCCCACTGCCACTCCAG AGTCGAGAACATCCCCATGGACGCCTGGCATGTGCGTTTGGACCATGTCCACAGGCGACTGGATCGCTCGTCTCTGTACTTCTGTGGCTTCCCCACTCtgcaacacatcaaacacaag TTCTTTAAGAAGAAGAGCGGTGTGGTCGTgttccagcagagcagcagaggggagAACATGATGCTCCAGATTATTCCCAGCGAGGAAGGAGAGAcg ATATGTGACGATGCTGCTGCACAAGTACTGGGGAAGTCTGTGTTCGTGAACTGGCCCCATCTAGAAGAAGCTCGCATCATTGCAGTGACAGATGGAGACACTAA GTTCTGTCTGGAGGAACATCCAAGTGTACAGAGACTGTATGACGGCTCCTCCACTCCCCCTCCCACCAGAGTCATCCGTGTGTCAGACAAGGACCAGAAGGATTGGGTGAAAGATGTTCAGGGAATCACTGAATA TTTCTTGAAACGGAAAGGCATCATGGTGAATGAGACATCGGTGGTTTTGTATGGCCAGTTGCTGACAGGAAGGAAGTATGTCCCCAAAGCCGATGGAGTTGTGGAACTAGAGAAGCAGTGGGCGAAACAAATTCTCCCCTTCGCCTACCAGACCGTGGTCAAG GACATCGAGGCCTTTTACTCATCTCTGACGTGTTTTACGAGCTTGGATGAACTCTTTCCTCAAGCAACGACGGTCTTCATGGTGGGGAACCCGTACTACGGTAACATGGGGGAG GTGCAAGATTCCAGTGACGTCATCAAAGACGGTCGCGTCCGTGTGGTCTTCAACGTGCCGCATGAGCCACAGCTGGAGCCTTTAATCCAGAATCAGCAT aaatacTGTGTGAAATACAGTCCTGGATATGTTCTGGCGTCTCATCTCGGCATCTCCGGCTACCTCGTGTCCCGCTTCTCAGGAAGCATCTTTATTGGGAGAGGCTCTAAGAAGAA TCCTTGTGGGGAGCAAAAAGCCAACGTTGGCTTGAACCTGAAGTTCAACAAGAAGAACGAAGAGGTTCCTGGATACACCAAGAAAACTGAAAAGGAGTGGCTCTACTCGGCTGCTGTGGAGGACCTGCTAGCTGAATACGTGGACag aTTTTCTGAGGTATTCAACCTGGTGTCCAGGAACAGTCATGATGATGTTTTCTATGAAGACGACGTCTGGCCTGCGGCAGACCAGAATGG GGCCCAGAAAGTTGCTGAAATCACTTCATGGTTGAAAAGTCACCCAGTCAACTCCATCGGCAGGTCGTCATGTGATCTACAGGTGCTGGACTCTGCCATTGTGGAAAGGATCGAGGATGCAGTTGAGAAAACTAAG GTGAAGAAGAGCACTAGGAAAGTCCGCGTGACTGTTAAACCTCATCTACTCTTCAGG CcgttggagcagcagcagggtgtaGTTCCAGACCCAGACGCAGATTATCGCCTGTTTGACCGAGTCGTCAACGTCAGGGAGAGCTTCAGTGTCCCACTGGGGCTCAGAGGAACTGTCGTCGGTATTCAAGGAG CGGAGCGTGAGGCAGAGGTTCTCTATGAAGTGCTGTTTGATGAAGAGTTTGCTGGTGGTCTCAACATCAG GTGTTCATCACCTCGTGGTTACCGCCTCCCCCCCTGCGCTCTCATCAATCTTTCCCACGGTGCCCGAGTGGATCAGACCTCCCACAAACTCACCGCCATCGTCAAACCTCAGCCCGCAAGTGGCGCTAACTTCCACTCACACAGGCAGATGACTGGCCTCAACCATTCGCCAAGGTCACCCTTTATACCCACACAG CATAACAACAAACACAGTGGGGGAAAGGCAGCCTCCCAGGGCAACAGAAACTCCCCCTCTAAAGGTCCCATCCAGAAACAACAGGGCAGG AATAAAGAAGAGTACGGAAATGTGTGGCAGTCAATGCAGAGCATGGGCCCTCCGAATAAACCTCCTGCCCACTGGCAGAataat GAAGGACACAACCAACAGGGGAAGAACCTGCACACAACCTCTAACAATGCT GCCCCAGTTGGTGGCATCAGGCTGTTGAAGAAAAATGAGGAACCTGACTTCCTTCTCCCTTCACAGAACACAGGCAataag ACTTCGACCGAGTTTGAGGATCTCATTGCCAGTCTAAAGATCTCTACGGGTAATCAGCagaccccacctcctccaactCCTCCACAAGCACCCACCACCCAGTCAGATGGCCCCCTGTCTCCACAGTCCTTCGCCATG AAGGGAACCATGGTACTGAAGGAGATGCTGAAGATTGATTCCGGCACAGGTGGCCCCCCTTTCCTGGACACTGCTCAAACACCCCCCTCTGGAGGCCAGCAGCAGAATAGAAGACGATCATCCAAGAAACTAG CTGCAAAGATGAATTCCCCCCATGGTGACACAGCTTCTCCTGTATCAGCCGCCTCCCCCAACCTCTCCAATGCTTTGTTTACCAGTAAGGTGTCAGAGCtggcatgtgtctgtgtggggcTAGGAATGGTACCACCCGATTTCAGCTTTATGCGTAACAGACAG GGTCACGTCGTGTGTCAGGTGAAACTATCCAATGGATTGATGGTTCACGGTCCACAGTGCCAGTCTGAAAATGATGCCAAGGAGAAAGCTGCTTTCTTTGCCCTCCAAAGACTG aactCAGTGGGATCGGGCTTCCCACTCCCACCTGCTCTATACCCAGGAGTGGGTCAGATACGACCTCCACCCATGGGAGCCATGAACCGGGTCTTTAACCAGCAAG gtGGTATACTGTTGCCCCCACAGGGTTTTGGCCCTGGCCCTATGTGGGGAATGGCACTGCCCCCGCACCACCAGAATCAACCGTTTTATGGAGCCCCAGGAACCTTCCCTGGTCCCCCCCGGCACCAGCCTGCACCAGCAACGGTGCCCATCGGCTCCCACAACCAGTTCATCCCGTTACAA GTGACCAAGAAGCGGGTCTCGGCCAACAAGAAGAACGGGGACACCCGAGAGTTTTACAGCGCCGCACACACTGTGGCCAGGAACCACTCACACAAACCCCCAAACCAGCCCTCTGGCCAATTTCAATTTCACAGTGAACCACAGAGCGGTCAGGTCAACCAGACCCACCAACATGCCACCAACAGCAACCCCACTATGTCCGCTACCAGTCTAGCTGATGGTCTTTCCACAACGACCGCATCCCCGCACACCCCCCCAAGGCAAAACAACCCAGCAACAGGTCACACCCCTGGCTCTGGCTCCGCCTCCAAGAGGAAGCACAGGAAGCTGGCTGTCAACTTCGAGGCGGCTAAAGTCTCAGAGTGA